The genomic segment tcatttttaacattttatgccTATGTAGGTGTGTTGAATaatacccaaataatatctgttctatggtggtcctgtgggggtcctggccattaaaaaaacagtgggctaacaaagtatgcagagaaacagatggaataCAGTCTacaattgtagaactataaagtgcacctgtatggtaagaggagctgataaaatggacagtaagtgtagatacaaggaggtggttttaatgaagtgtcCCGTCGGTGTACATATATGACAGTTCAGGATCTTGTCTTCATTTGTGAATGCGTTTGAGTTGTCACTGAAATGTCTGTGATAACTTTGGACTTGTAAACATGttcataaatgtatttttatggtTAGTTTTTATGTTCGTCCTAAGATATATTATGgccaaaatgtttattatttaattgttttcgTACCCTGACTGCACCCTCAGATTTCAAAGACCATTAATATGTTGGTACGCTGGCATGTTGATGGACCCTCATCAGCAGTCTTCCAGGAGCATGTGTCCAGAATCCAAGACTACCTCTGGTTAGTGACCAGCAGGACATCTCAAACTGCTTGTGCCAACCTATTGTTTTTCCAATTTGTAGTTATTTATAAGGTACATAAACAGTGATTTGATGATATTTGTTTGCAGGTTAGGCATTGATGGCATGAAAATGCAGGTTAGTTTCTGCTTCATAAAAATTTCGTAAAAACTTTTCCAATGCACAATCATCATGctgtacaatatatatatatatatatatatatatatatatatatatatatatatatatatatatatatatagttatatatagttATTCTTTATAAGATCCGATCTGCGCTTGTGAtgtttttctgtataatttCACAGGGAACCAATGGATCTCAGCTATGGGACACTGCCTTTGCAGCACAAGCATTTCTTGAGGTATTTAGaagctttattattttattacaatattTGTGTGACTGAATAGTAAACCACGTCATCAGAACCTCATAAATCAGAAACATGGCACCGTAGTGCTGGCCTGAGTGTCTCTTAAAAAGTTTGTTTGGGTGTGCAGGCAGGTGCCCAGGACAACCCTCGATTTACAGAGTCCTTAAAGAAGGCCCACCAGTTCTTTAATGTAACCCAGGTAAGAGCATAACATGAAATAAAGCATGAATCAAAGTCATGTCCCAATGCAGAAGTGACCAGGAAGAAGATCACTGTGTTTGATAGTAATGTTATGATGTTTTTGAGAATCCAGGAACTGATCAGATTTTCATTTCAGATTAAAGAGAACCCGCCACAGTATGAAAAATACTACAGACAAATGAACAAGGTACCAATTGCTTTCATGTACGATTAAACAATGAAGTGGATCTGGAGCTTTAGTGTAACTGTAagttaattgtgtgtgtgtgtgtgtgtgtgtgtgtgtgtgtgtgtgtgtgtgtacatgcatgcGTGTGTGATTAGGGAGGTTTTCCTTTCAGCACACGTGACTGTGGCTGGATTGTGGCTGACTGCACTGCAGAGGGGCTCAAGTCAGTGATGTTACTGCAGGAGCGGTGCACCTTTATTACAGATCACATCCCTGCAGAGAGACTCTTCGATGCAGTAAATGTGGTACGGCtttaataatattaacatttagtaaaatacagagaaaataagaaattattgaaaattgtaaaaataagtaaatggttaagatgtaaacagtcattcaagTCAGTCAACAAAGATTcgctggtttctatcaccaccaatgaTGGAAACAGTTCTGTCTTTGTAAATCTGAAGTTGTCtggagagtttaatgcctcacAAAGTCAGTATATTAAATGATTATGAaacttaatataaaatataacttgtttttttttgacattaccactattttactattatcaacattacaaatgaaaaacacagaaaacgtgTTGGCTATATTTGCAATgttgacattgtgacccctggttcctatcaccaccactgtaaggaattCAGAATCAGTTTTGTTGCAATGAACGATCTCGCATCAGAACActgtgaataactttgtttatcTGTATGATTCAATAATgtacaaatatatatgtaaaaataaatccCCTTTAAATGACGTATTAAATAAGTACGTTTTATGGTACTTTTTAGTGGAATGTTGCTGCCTCTTAGGATTTTCAGTAGGGATTTCCAGAGCTTGAGGCTATAATAACTGAAGGCCAGATCTAATACTCTCTCCAAGCTTCTGAGCATGAAAAATGCTGATGGGGGTTTTGCCACTTACGAGACCAAACGTGGAGGAAAGCTGCTGGAACTGCTCAATCCTTCAGAAGTGTTTGGTAAGATCATCTCTCCTGATGAAGCAAATTTGCATCCCAAGCCTTCTGAAAATGTGCAGCCTAATTTACTATGAATATACTGAGGCTCCATGTGCTCCTCCTGACATACACAagtaatatctggtcagtggtggtcctatggtgtTTTTTCCAACATACCACCACAGTAATGATATTTCCATAGTACTGTAGATGTACCTATTAGAGCTGATATGACAATATGATATCATCATCATGATACATTTGGCATAAATCAATAAGCTTTTCTGGCAAATCATAGATGTtgttaaagaacactgaccaactgcatgtctAATTAAAAGGAGATTTCACAGGGATAATAAGTGGTATAGCTCTCTAAGGTTTTGTGTTATTGTCAACAGATTATGAGCTAAAATCCCAGCAATGTCAGGAGTCCAAGATATCATCTTGTTTAATTATATGTACTAATGTGCAGTACATGAAACATAACTGAAAGTGTCATTGCAACCTGATGAAGTAACATATGGGTAAAAGGTGCCAAATAACTGGCAACTCGGTGTGTATAATAGCATATATAATGGCATgtaatagtgtatatatattagagTTCCTGTGCACTATTTCTTCAGTATTTTAAAGATCTTCAGTTTGCCTTTGGTTTTATTTGTCAGCTTGGCTTTTTATCACTTTGTATCCTGTAACAGGTGACATCATGATCGACTACACCTACGTGGAGTGCACTTCAGCTGCGATGCAAGCTCTGCAGCACTTCCACCATGTTTACCCTGAGCACAGAGCGCAGGAGATCAGGTACATCTGCAGCACCAGTTCACAGAACATGTTAGGAAACTGACGGCAAAACACAGCATGAGTTAAGctttaatatgttattataGGAACATGCTTCAGCAGGGGCTCGACTATTGCAGGAGGATGCAAAGACCTGATGGCTCATGGGAAGGGTAGGCCTGCACCTTCAATGTAGTGCTGATTTGTGAAGagagaaattttattttactgtactttGGACTATAGTTATTTGCTGAAGTGGTGTTGATTCAGTATATGTACTTTAACTTTGTTGCATTCTGTAATTCATCAACGCAACAGACGATTTTTATTAAAGTACAAAGTCTATAGTTTTTGCATTTGTATCTTTTACAGCTCATGGGGTGTGTGCTTTACATATGGAGTCTGGTTTGGCCTGGAGGCATTTGCATGTATGGGTCACACTTTCCGGGATGGATACGATGGGTATGTTTTGAACTTATAAAGCACCTGAGAGTTAGCCTTCTGttttgcattgtagagaaactttaaAGCttagacttctttacagtggtggtgataggaatcaggagctgcaacacaaataaaaaaaaatttgtttgctctccaaaatgaccagtgaagctACACATATTCTGagattttgtatgtaatgttgatcattttaatatagTGGTAAACCTGAAAAAACATTACAGGGTACTGTTATTCCTTACAACATGCATGTGCCTCTtcaccatgaatgtatttttcaaaaatcatgTTTGGCCAGaatatatgtaaacaatgtaaacaatgccTAAGGCACCACACAGCTTATTTGTaataatttcatgtaataactttgttaTTGTTGTAGTTTTAGAGTCATTTGGACTTCTGATTCCTGATTCACCAAAACTgcatgtttctctagaacgatgctcatcaaaccaccctgaatgactttgtttacatcagtaGTTTTCTTTCTCATGGATTTGTATGGTGAACATATTTCAGTTCAGATTCATGATTTCATGCAATTGAAGATTTTGCAAGAAGGGTTTTCTGTTTGTTGCTGTTGTCTTCTGGGCTTCTGGAAAGTTAGTGATGGCTGTTCATCTAAACAGCTCTATCAGATCATCCTCCACACATTCATTCAGTCATGCATTCAGTGTATCTTCTGTGTGCGGCAGGCTGGTGTGTGCTGAGGTGAGACGTGCCTGTGACTTCCTGCTCTCTAAGCAGATGGAAGATGGAGGCTGGGGAGAGGACTTTGAGTCATGTGAACAGAGGTGCTACGTACAGAGCAAAAACTCACAGATCCACAACACCTGCTGGGCTCTTCTGGGCCTGATGGCTGTCAGGTGATAATACAGCCCAAAATACTAACTGAATCTGTCTGAGAAATAGGCTTCTATAGTTCATTTAACTCAACTTTTTCATTGGTTCATTCCTCTGTAGGTACCCTGACCTAAAGGTGATTGAGCATGGAATACAGCTTTTGATTGACAAACAGCTTCTTAATGGAGACTGGCCACAAGTGAGTTACTTTGTTCATGTCTTTGTTTGTTCAAGGACAGTTTGTGTTTGCATTCCTTTACCATATGGTGGTACAATGAGTAGAGGGAGGgaactttggctttggcttttgtCTCAGCGGCTTCTACTTAGAACTAGAAGGCTGAACCTCTGGAAAACCTTGTTGGGGGGAAATAGAAGGAAGATATGGGAGTTTATAGGGTGTAAGATTGGTTTGAGGCATGGTCCTCCCCCAAATTTCAGTTATTCCATAACTGTTTGCTGTTCCTAATTCCTAATCTATTTGCTGTCCTTTTTTAACTGGAAAGTGCCTTTACAAACAGAACTTTCTCCACCGTTGCAGGAGAACATCTCTGGCGTTTTCAACAAGAGCTGTGccatcagctacacatcctacAGGAATGTGTTTCCTATCTGGACCCTGGGCCGTTTCTCGCGCCTCTACCCCTCCAGCTCTCTTGCTGGGAAGGTGAAACTCTAAGGGACTCAGAGATTACCTGCGAGGAGTTTACTTCCCTTTGGTGTCTGATCTGCCTTAATACCTGATGGGAGTTTCTGTTTTATACACACTAATTTGCTGCTATGTGAAACTCTTTGATTTGGTACTTCAGTGTAATTTAAGTGTAATTTTGTATGTTAATCATTAAAATTTGTGCACTTACAGGGCTTTGTTATCTAAATCTGCAGTTATTGGTCCATTTGCCTTTTGGTCCATCTTTTATGCTTAAAAGACTTTGGAGCATTATTTAAGCCAGAGCTGAATTTTGATACACTATTAAACAGTATTAACAGTACTGTGCATGGGTAGACCcaactttattcatttattttccagtttaaacatCTGTTAACCTGTTCAATGGCCAAggttttaaaacacatttctataacctaagaacagctcagtcagtttgTTCTGACAtcgctgtagttactgaataataagtctcaatttttttattatactaACTTCTGCTTCCTActgtttgttttgactggaaattaaatacatgaagagtggtctctggcttttgcacagtgtaTAATCAAGTATGTCCGGTGAATTCCCGTTCCTTGTGTGATAAATAATAATTGGGGAATTTGCGACCActgtgattctttttttttctctctcgaTTTAGTCATGTCTAGTTCCACCATCTAGCTGGgcctcccccaatcacacaaagCTACCAGTCTGGGAGGGTAAAGGCACAAGCATCCTGCCATATACATGAATCACCACTGCATCATTGCAAACTGGTGCTAACAACATCATGGAATAGCTCAACACATGGGGAGAACGCAAAATGCCAGTTCTAGCATGGCACAGATGGCCACAGATGGCCATGGCATCATCAGGGACcgaactcacgatctcctgacAGCTCTAATGATCTTGTCATATTCTCTTCCTCTACCTCATATAAGTTAAAAATTCACATTTCATCAGTTCCTCTTCATGCAACTCCCTGAGATAAACAAATAATGACTGATTTCCATAAAACCTTACTGAAAACGAAACCAACTTTTCCTAACTTACCCAAGAGTCAGTGGTGAAAATACAGTATGATGGGTCAAAATGGAATTGAAGaaggtttgttgtttttgtgagtAATGGATTTGACGGAAAGGCGGAGCTAGTTTGCATACACATGCGATTGCATCTTACAGAGGAGTGATGGCGTGATCAGGGCAGTACAGGATGGTGCTTTCCCTCACATGCCTTTAGACCGGTATGTCCGGCTTTCTGTACATGTTGACCATGTTCTCTTCACCAGACTGAATGCcagttctttctttttctttactaaaattACATCCTCAAAAGTGAAGCACCACGTGTttatatgggtgtgtgtttgtgtctctagGCAGTTATTTCTTTGGTGTCTCCAGTTGCCAAGTAATAAATATTGGTTTTAAATACATGTCAAAGTTTGATACTTCACTCTTTCAAGCtttgatactttttaaatttttattaacACTTTGTTTTTGACTAGTTTTTTGATATAGACACTCAACCACAGCCCTGTTTGAGTATCTATCATGCACAAAAAGTAGCATGATATAAGGAAATGCACCTACCTGTTTCAAGAAGATAGTTTTTACTTAACTCTTTACTGTCTTggtgtttttattaattattgaaTTCATTCTTAATTAATTTTCACTTGTAATGTTCACTTGTACTGTGTGTTTTACCACAACACAATGTGATGAATGCACAATGTGCATTCATTCTAGCAATCTAGCAAACATGTTGTACAACATTTAAAGTATACATAGTACACAGATCTTAAAGCAGCTATAAGATCCTGGCTTTTTGGCAAAGGCAGCcagattttcatttaaaatctggTGTTTCATGGAGTCCATAATGCCACTTAACAAAATTCCCAGGGCTTTTGGAGGAAAACAGCTTCAAAACATTACAGATCCTCCACCAGACTTAATAGTCAGGATGAAGTTCTTTTTTGTATAACCATCCTTCTTTTTACATCAAACCCACTTTGAGTGTTTGCTGCCAAAAAGCTCAATTTTTAAATCATCCCAGTTCTAGTCAAAGTTCCTGCAGAATCCAGTGAATTCcaaatgtttatgtttgtggttaGATAAAATAAAAGACCTTTTCTGGCACACCTTCCAAATAGTTGGTTGGCATATTAGCGGCATCTGATTTCTTAGACTGTAGGGTGGGGCAGGTTCACTACAGTGTGGGCAGCCTGGAGACATGCTGTACCAACCTGCTCCCCCACAGCCAGGTGAGCCAGGGCATGGACTGAGAGGTTCACACAGTCcaagtacatgtttttttttaggctTTGTAGTGGGAATGGGCATGCTCATGAGCATCAACACAAGCATGGTATAGGGTAGTGTCTAATATTTTTTGACTTGGTGACCATTTTGACTTGGAGAAATTTTCACCTCTCTATCCAATCTCCTCATTGTGCCTCTGGATGAAAAAGGGTCCCCTTCCAGGTCTGTTTACTACAGCTCTGTctgttttaaacttttaaaatagtttttttaaacaaatattgcACTGGATATGGATATTTTCATGCATGTAGCTATGTCTATAGCCATTGACTGATTTATGAGGGTCAACATACTTTTGACGTTTCATTTGTGTATAGAGGAGAATTTGGCCTATGTCACATCATATTTAAACCCCACAAAACAGTCATGGGTGACTGCTGAGTTCCTCAACACTAAGATgaacttaaaaaagaaaaatctaaatgaaacaaatgctttagttacaaaatgaacaaaagtcaGTTAGACTTTTGAGTGGTGACAATAATCGTGACACATTCTGttgataaatgtttttgttatctTAGATTAAATGAagtaatgaaatatttttcttgGCATATTTTCTGTTTGAGTTTCAGCTAATTAAACATAGAAACTTTACCTTTACCTATTTTTACCAAGGGAGCCTTGACGTAATAGTTCATTATTGAGCTGATTGTAAAATCTTATCAGTTAAATGTTTTGGTGTGCCAGGTTAAACTCTAACCTGTGTTATGCCCATAAACAGTGCTCCAATTTGTAGGAATACTGAATGTATTTAAAGCATCTCCCATAACTGAAACACTGGAGATAATCTGCAGGGACTGTCTGACGTTTACTGGATCATCTTCTTTTACACATTCAGACCGCAGTAAGTGGGTATTTTGTCTTTTGACTCTCTTATTAACAAACTTAAAACAGCTTCATACCTGAACTGGCAATACATTCACTGACAGTAATACAGGGACTGTGTTTAACACTGATGATGATGTTAGAGGCGTGTGCTAGTGATAGATATTATATATACAAGTAATTTTAAGATAACATAGATCAGTTTGACTTCTAAAATGTGTTAGtcatatttttccatttctacTTCCTCTGTAACTTTTTTATATGCTTAGCTAGATCATTCCACTCAGTCACAGCAACACTTTAAAGAAGCTGGCCATGCATGCCACCATTTGCACAACTCAATTTTAAGTGTAGTCCATGTTGTTTCAATCAGTTGTTCCTTCAGATTAATGAACAAGAAGCATAAATCAATCTCATCTGAATTGCATATCTGTGGTTCCTCTATGTTAAAATGTGCTATTGGGATTTCTAATCTTAGGTGACCAATTTAAAGCCTTTAGATTCAATAATTAGAGCAATAATTACTCTTAAAATAGAATATACagctaaaagaaagaaaaaccgtCCTTACAATCCTAGCACTTGCCTGACGTGTGCTCAATGATGTCTACTGATGGCTATAAAATATAGATTAAATTAACAAGAAATTCAAGTTTATCATGagatccatccaaccatccaaaGCAACCAGGACCGTGTTGGCCACCTGGCAGCGCACCACCAGGCAAGCCAGGGCACGGAGGAGGAGGTCCGTGCAATCCACCTGGGTCCCATGGAGGGCATGGGCCTGGGCATGGGCCTGGGCCTGGTCATGAGCCTGGGCCTGGTCATGGGCCTGGTCATGGTCACTGACATGACAGAccaggaaaaaaacatgtcaaGGGTGAGAACATGATGCTTGACTCAGTTCTTATCTTGTATCTTTGTTAGTACTGTGTCAGATTATGAATTAGATATGTTTCTGAGACTTACTGCTTCAGTAGTCAGACTGTAGCCTACCAGCCATTTTCATAGAGAATTACAATGCTCTGAAATAATAAGACACAAGAAATTAGAAATGAAATTAGAAattgtactatatatatatatatatatatatatatatatatatatgtatgtatatacactgcataaagggaacactcaaataacacatcctagatctgaaaatgaatgaaatattctcattgaatactttgttctgtaccaagttgaatgtgctgacaacaaaatcacacaaaaatcatcaatggaaatcaaatttattaaccagtggaggcctggatttggagtcacacacaaaattaaaatggaaaaacactacaggctgatccaactttgatgtaatgtccttaaaacaagtcaaaatgaggctcattCCCcatgtgtgtggcctccacgtgcctgtatgacctccctacaacgcctgggcatgctcctgatgaggtggcggatggtctcctgagggatctcctcccagacctggactaaaacatccgccaactcctggacagtctgtggtgcaatgtggcgttggtggatggagcgagacatgatgtcccagatgtgctcaatcagattcaggtctggggaatgggcgggccagtccacagcttcaatgccttcatcttgcaggaactgctgacacactccagccacatgaggtctagcattgtcctgcattaggaggaacccagggccaaccgcaccagcatatggtctcacaagggttctgaggatctcatctcggtacctaatggtaGTCAGGCTACCtgtggtgagcacatggagggctgtgcggcccgcCAAAGAATCTCCAGACTTGGTCACGTCtgtcatgtgctcagtgtgaacctgctttcaactgtgaagatcacagggcaccagtggcaaatttgccaatcctggtgttctctggccaagcgtcctgcacggtgttgggctgtgagcacaacccccatctgtggacatcgggccctcataccatcctcatggagtcggtttctaactgtttgtgcagacacatgcacatttgtagcctgctggaggtcattttgcagggttctggcagtgctcctcctgttcctccttgcacttGCGGTCCTggtgctgggttgttgccctcctacggcctcctccacgtctcctggtgtactggcctgtctcctggtagcgcctccagcctctggacactacgctgacagacacagcaaacattcttaccacagctcgcattgatgtgccatcctggatgagctgcactacctgagccacttgtgtgggttgtagagtccgtctcatgctaccacgagtgtgaaagcaccaccaacattcaaaagtgaccaaaacatcagccagaaagcatcggtactgagaagtggtctgtggtccccacctgcagaaccactcctttattgagtgtgtcttgctaattgccaatgatttccacctgttgtctattccatttgcacaacagctgtgaaattgattgtcaatcagtgttgcttcctaagtggacagtttgatttcacagaagtttgatttacttggagttatattgtgttgtttaagtgttccctttgagcagcatatatatatatatatatatatatatatatatatatatatatatatatgtatgtgtgtgtgtgtgtgtgtgtgtgtgtgtgtgtgtgtgtatgtgtgtgtgtatgtgtgtgtgtacacacattAAGATATATCCAAACAAAACAAGTGAGTACTACTCCAAGTGGCTAAGCTCCCTTTCCCACTGTCCCCCTcactctccatccaatctgagcTCCAATCATCATATAGAGGTCAAGTTTAAAGGTGAATATAGAACAGgtgcatttacacacaacacaaaaatgAGTAATTATAACTAACATGCAGATTTGTAACTGTGATAGTTTTTATATCTTCTAACATTGTTTCATGAGTGCTATTCTTCCCGCAGCATTTGGTCCATACTTTGCGGTTATAATTTCTCCACATCAGTGTATCAAAATTCATCTAATAAATAATCTATGACTTCAGCACAGCATCCCACATGGTATAAAGACACACGATCT from the Pygocentrus nattereri isolate fPygNat1 chromosome 6, fPygNat1.pri, whole genome shotgun sequence genome contains:
- the lss gene encoding lanosterol synthase yields the protein MVTCLRFERLGRFNHKSPKMTEGTSLRRRGGPYKTDPATELACWRLRNEEGRQTWSYLEDEDTEERKQSLLEAHSVGLDTSEFVPASSAAQTSVEAALKGMDFYSQLQAEDGHWAGDYGGPLFLLPGLLITCHVANISLPEAYKKEMVRYLRSVQLSDGGWGLHIEDKSTVFGTALNYTTLRILGVGPDDPDMVRARNNLHSKGGAVGIPSWGKFWLAILNVYSWEGMNTLFPEMWLFPAWVPAHPSTLWCHCRQVYLPMSYCYAVRLAAKEDPLVLSLRQELYVQDYATINWPAQRNNVAACDIYTPHSNLLTVAYLILNVYEAHHSTALREKAVKELYDHIKADDRFTKCISIGPISKTINMLVRWHVDGPSSAVFQEHVSRIQDYLWLGIDGMKMQGTNGSQLWDTAFAAQAFLEAGAQDNPRFTESLKKAHQFFNVTQIKENPPQYEKYYRQMNKGGFPFSTRDCGWIVADCTAEGLKSVMLLQERCTFITDHIPAERLFDAVNVLLSMKNADGGFATYETKRGGKLLELLNPSEVFGDIMIDYTYVECTSAAMQALQHFHHVYPEHRAQEIRNMLQQGLDYCRRMQRPDGSWEGSWGVCFTYGVWFGLEAFACMGHTFRDGYDGLVCAEVRRACDFLLSKQMEDGGWGEDFESCEQRCYVQSKNSQIHNTCWALLGLMAVRYPDLKVIEHGIQLLIDKQLLNGDWPQENISGVFNKSCAISYTSYRNVFPIWTLGRFSRLYPSSSLAGKVKL